One part of the Bacillus sp. FJAT-27916 genome encodes these proteins:
- a CDS encoding anti sigma factor C-terminal domain-containing protein → MNEDREIDRLFDPDFDEKDLIKSAKRKSYFRMTGVSFLVSICVLTLLILLKIQLTPYYMGQKMTAKELYYEIYGANIYTGAWTERYKLVGSSAIAPKYKLLNGKPVHLGEVSYDTPDIEVTVGASELTQFSYTGDRVMNFFHPSLQYRSYKNDLSKLDRVNDGKLIEMALSFNKAYTYKEVVAMLPADVTLQWNWVNAYSAEELEGLKDISNAPSKDPAILKEYEVAGFPSISKGGEAIQDPTNTFIETLDLAIEKGGSYKEDFEHLYNTMKEDDASLTEKQIGIIGVVVVGNKQQLQSLIDKNYIKASSFGAIIDQY, encoded by the coding sequence ATGAACGAAGACCGTGAAATCGACCGCTTATTTGATCCAGACTTTGATGAGAAGGATTTAATAAAATCAGCAAAAAGAAAAAGTTACTTCCGCATGACGGGTGTTAGCTTTCTCGTTTCGATATGTGTATTAACTTTATTGATACTATTAAAGATTCAATTGACGCCCTATTATATGGGACAAAAAATGACGGCTAAAGAATTATATTATGAAATTTACGGCGCCAATATTTATACAGGTGCCTGGACAGAGCGCTATAAATTAGTCGGCAGCTCGGCTATTGCTCCAAAATACAAACTCTTAAACGGTAAACCAGTTCATCTTGGTGAAGTATCCTATGACACTCCTGATATAGAAGTGACAGTTGGAGCTTCAGAGCTGACTCAATTCTCATATACAGGAGATCGAGTAATGAACTTCTTCCATCCTTCTTTACAGTACCGATCCTATAAAAATGATTTGAGTAAATTAGATAGAGTGAATGACGGCAAATTAATTGAAATGGCCCTATCCTTCAATAAGGCTTACACCTATAAAGAGGTTGTTGCCATGCTGCCTGCAGATGTAACACTGCAATGGAACTGGGTAAATGCTTATTCCGCAGAGGAGCTTGAAGGGTTAAAAGATATAAGCAATGCCCCTTCTAAGGACCCTGCAATCCTAAAAGAATATGAAGTAGCCGGCTTTCCTTCTATTTCAAAAGGCGGGGAAGCAATCCAAGATCCGACAAATACCTTTATCGAAACACTCGACTTGGCCATAGAAAAAGGCGGTTCTTACAAGGAAGATTTTGAACATCTATACAATACGATGAAGGAAGACGATGCATCACTTACAGAAAAACAAATTGGAATCATTGGTGTGGTCGTTGTAGGTAATAAACAACAATTACAATCGCTGATCGACAAAAATTATATTAAGGCGTCTAGTTTTGGTGCCATTATTGATCAATATTAA
- a CDS encoding RNA polymerase sigma factor produces the protein MKTETIEDLYRRKFQIIFKYLISIGCSKENAEDIVQNTFYKAIENMVHLEVRNISAWLFKVSVNQFYDLCRRKQRFPKVHINDQAFIDFFIQEETSEDLLLVKEFQGDIRHLLDELKPSHKNLLLLKYDLGLSYEEISAMLDMKVETIRTTLYRARKEFKQKWREQNERRP, from the coding sequence ATGAAGACTGAGACGATAGAAGACTTATACCGGAGGAAGTTTCAAATCATCTTCAAGTATTTAATAAGCATTGGCTGTTCGAAGGAAAATGCCGAAGATATTGTACAAAATACGTTCTACAAGGCTATTGAAAATATGGTTCATCTGGAAGTGAGAAACATATCTGCCTGGCTGTTCAAAGTTTCTGTAAATCAATTCTATGATTTATGTAGGCGAAAGCAGCGCTTTCCAAAAGTCCATATTAATGACCAAGCATTTATCGATTTTTTTATTCAGGAAGAGACAAGCGAGGATTTATTATTGGTTAAAGAATTTCAAGGGGATATCCGTCATCTATTAGATGAACTAAAACCAAGTCATAAAAACTTACTGCTTCTCAAATATGACCTGGGACTATCCTATGAAGAAATATCGGCCATGCTTGATATGAAGGTGGAAACGATTCGAACAACCTTGTACAGAGCTAGGAAAGAATTCAAACAGAAGTGGAGGGAACAAAATGAACGAAGACCGTGA